A part of Escherichia marmotae genomic DNA contains:
- a CDS encoding aldo/keto reductase has translation MEFSVLSNNLKMPMVGFGVFQVTDKEECKQSVLSAIRTGYRLIDTAAVYGNEDAVGEAVREAISEGLCTREELFITSKLWVQDMVDRDTAKAGIEASLKKSGLEYFDLYLLHQAMRDYFSAWRALEEAYDEGKLKAIGVSNFYPHVLANFCETVRVKPMVNQVELHPYFAQPEALATMKYYNVQPEAWAPLGGGRHKPFENKMLQSIANTHQKSISQVILRWNIQRGVVVIPKSTHQHRIEENFAIWDFSLTDEEMEQISSLDLGYVGESVKHFNPEFVRGCLGVKIHD, from the coding sequence GTGGAATTTTCTGTATTAAGCAACAATCTTAAAATGCCGATGGTCGGTTTTGGGGTTTTTCAGGTTACCGATAAAGAAGAGTGTAAACAGTCGGTGTTGAGTGCTATCCGGACAGGTTATCGTCTTATCGATACTGCTGCGGTATACGGTAATGAAGATGCTGTCGGTGAAGCGGTTCGTGAGGCCATTTCGGAAGGTCTTTGTACCCGAGAGGAATTATTTATTACCTCAAAACTTTGGGTACAGGACATGGTCGATCGCGATACAGCAAAAGCAGGAATTGAAGCATCGTTAAAAAAATCGGGCCTTGAATACTTTGATCTCTATTTATTGCACCAGGCAATGCGCGATTATTTCAGTGCGTGGCGCGCCCTGGAAGAGGCTTATGATGAGGGGAAACTGAAAGCGATTGGTGTTTCCAACTTCTATCCTCATGTATTAGCAAATTTTTGTGAAACTGTCAGAGTAAAACCAATGGTAAACCAGGTGGAACTGCATCCCTATTTTGCTCAACCTGAGGCGCTGGCAACGATGAAGTACTATAATGTGCAGCCTGAAGCCTGGGCTCCATTAGGCGGTGGAAGACATAAGCCATTTGAAAACAAAATGCTTCAGAGTATTGCAAATACTCACCAGAAATCGATTTCTCAGGTAATCCTGCGCTGGAATATTCAACGAGGCGTAGTTGTTATACCGAAATCGACTCATCAACACCGTATTGAGGAAAATTTCGCCATCTGGGATTTTTCCCTGACAGATGAAGAAATGGAACAAATTAGTTCACTCGATTTAGGCTATGTTGGCGAATCCGTAAAACATTTTAATCCTGAGTTTGTTCGTGGTTGTCTTGGCGTAAAAATACATGACTGA
- a CDS encoding IS66-like element ISCro1 family transposase yields the protein MDTSLAHENARLRALLQTQQDTIRQMAEYNRLLSQRVAAYASEINRLKALVAKLQRMQFGKSSEKLRAKTERQIQEAQERISALQEEMAETLGEQYDPVLPSALRQSSARKPLPASLPRETRVIRPEEECCPACGGELSSLGCDVSEQLELISSAFKVIETQRPKLACCRCDHIVQAPVPSKPIARSYAGAGLLAHVVTGKYADHLPLYRQSEIYRRQGVELSRATLGRWTGAVAELLEPLYDVLRQYVLMPGKVHADDIPVPVQEPGSGKTRTARLWVYVRDDRNAGSQMPPAVWFAYSPDRKGIHPQNHLAGYSGVLQADAYGGYRVLYESGRITEAACMAHARRKIHDVHARAPTDITTEALQRIGELYAIEAEVRGCSAEQRLAARKARGAPLMQSLYDWIQQQMKTLSRHSDTAKAFAYLLKQWDALNVYCSNGWVEIDNNIAENALRGVAVGRKNWMFAGSDSGGEHAAVLYSLIGTCRLNNVEPEKWLRYVIEHIQDWPANRVRDLLPWKVDLSSQ from the coding sequence ATGGACACCTCACTTGCTCATGAGAACGCCCGCCTGCGGGCACTGTTGCAGACGCAACAGGACACCATCCGCCAGATGGCTGAATACAACCGCCTGCTCTCACAGCGGGTGGCGGCTTATGCTTCCGAAATCAACCGGCTGAAGGCGCTGGTTGCGAAACTGCAACGTATGCAGTTCGGTAAAAGCTCAGAAAAACTTCGTGCAAAAACCGAACGGCAGATACAGGAAGCTCAGGAGCGAATCAGCGCACTTCAGGAAGAAATGGCGGAAACGCTGGGTGAGCAATATGACCCGGTACTGCCATCCGCCCTGCGCCAGTCTTCAGCCCGTAAACCGTTACCGGCCTCACTTCCCCGTGAAACCCGGGTTATCCGGCCGGAAGAGGAATGCTGTCCTGCCTGTGGTGGTGAACTCAGTTCTCTGGGATGTGATGTGTCAGAGCAACTGGAGCTTATCAGCAGCGCCTTTAAGGTTATCGAAACACAACGTCCGAAACTGGCCTGTTGCCGGTGCGACCATATCGTGCAGGCACCAGTACCTTCAAAACCCATTGCACGCAGTTATGCCGGAGCGGGGCTTCTGGCCCATGTTGTCACCGGGAAATATGCAGACCATCTGCCGTTATACCGCCAGTCAGAAATATACCGTCGTCAGGGAGTGGAGCTGAGCCGTGCCACACTGGGGCGCTGGACCGGTGCCGTTGCTGAACTGCTGGAGCCGCTGTATGACGTCCTGCGCCAGTATGTGCTGATGCCCGGTAAAGTCCATGCCGATGATATCCCCGTCCCGGTCCAGGAGCCGGGCAGCGGTAAAACCCGGACAGCCCGGCTGTGGGTCTACGTCCGTGATGACCGCAACGCCGGTTCACAGATGCCCCCGGCGGTCTGGTTCGCGTACAGTCCGGACCGGAAAGGTATCCATCCACAAAATCACCTGGCCGGTTACAGCGGTGTGCTTCAGGCCGATGCTTACGGTGGTTACCGGGTGTTATACGAATCCGGCAGAATAACGGAAGCCGCGTGTATGGCTCATGCCCGGAGAAAAATCCACGATGTGCATGCAAGAGCGCCCACCGACATCACCACGGAAGCCCTGCAGCGTATCGGTGAACTGTATGCTATCGAGGCAGAGGTCCGGGGCTGTTCAGCAGAACAGCGTCTGGCGGCAAGAAAAGCCAGAGGCGCGCCACTGATGCAGTCACTGTATGACTGGATACAGCAACAGATGAAAACACTGTCGCGTCACTCAGATACGGCAAAAGCGTTCGCATACCTGCTGAAACAGTGGGATGCACTGAACGTGTACTGCAGTAATGGCTGGGTGGAAATCGACAACAACATCGCAGAGAACGCCTTACGGGGAGTGGCCGTAGGCCGGAAAAACTGGATGTTCGCGGGTTCCGACAGCGGTGGTGAACATGCGGCGGTGTTGTACTCGCTGATCGGCACATGCCGTCTGAACAATGTGGAGCCAGAAAAGTGGCTGCGTTACGTCATTGAACATATCCAGGACTGGCCGGCAAACCGGGTACGCGATCTGTTGCCCTGGAAAGTTGATCTGAGCTCTCAGTAA
- the tnpB gene encoding IS66 family insertion sequence element accessory protein TnpB (TnpB, as the term is used for proteins encoded by IS66 family insertion elements, is considered an accessory protein, since TnpC, encoded by a neighboring gene, is a DDE family transposase.), which yields MISLPAGSRIWLVAGITDMRNGFNGLASKVQNVLKDDPFSGHLFIFRGRRGDQIKVLWADSDGLCLFTKRLERGRFVWPVTRDGKVHLTPAQLSMLPEGINWKHPKRTERAGIRI from the coding sequence ATGATATCTCTCCCTGCCGGTTCGCGTATCTGGCTGGTTGCAGGTATCACCGACATGCGAAATGGCTTTAACGGCCTGGCATCAAAAGTTCAGAACGTCCTGAAGGATGACCCGTTCTCCGGACACCTGTTCATCTTCCGCGGACGCCGGGGTGACCAGATAAAAGTGTTGTGGGCTGACAGTGACGGACTGTGCCTCTTCACCAAACGCCTGGAGCGGGGCCGCTTCGTCTGGCCAGTCACCCGTGACGGCAAGGTGCACCTTACTCCGGCTCAGTTATCCATGCTTCCTGAAGGTATCAACTGGAAGCACCCGAAACGAACGGAACGCGCTGGAATCCGCATATAA
- the tnpA gene encoding IS66-like element accessory protein TnpA yields the protein MSIIFNGHYRMKHRTWITEALRLHFEEHLPRVVAGRRLGVPKSTVCSMFVRFRRAGLSWPLPAGMSEQELDACLYGQFSTVPVVRPESTVISEAPVVKKRPRRPNFPYEFKIALVEQSLQPGACVAQIARENGINDNLLFNWRHQYRKGGLLPSGKNMPALLPVTLTPEPDNKIPAPAQEPEQINTPSDSLCCELVLPAGTLRLKGKLTPALLQTLIREIKGSSH from the coding sequence ATGTCCATCATTTTTAATGGACACTATCGTATGAAACACCGGACCTGGATCACTGAAGCTTTACGTCTTCACTTTGAAGAACATTTACCCCGGGTTGTGGCCGGGCGTCGCCTGGGTGTACCAAAATCAACAGTTTGTAGTATGTTCGTGCGCTTTCGGAGAGCTGGCCTTTCGTGGCCTTTGCCCGCAGGCATGTCGGAGCAGGAACTTGATGCCTGCCTTTACGGACAATTTTCCACGGTACCAGTCGTACGTCCTGAAAGCACCGTTATATCCGAAGCCCCCGTGGTAAAAAAACGTCCCCGGCGGCCCAACTTCCCTTATGAGTTTAAAATCGCCTTAGTGGAGCAGTCACTGCAGCCCGGAGCCTGTGTGGCGCAGATCGCCCGGGAAAACGGAATCAACGATAACCTGCTCTTCAACTGGCGCCATCAATACCGGAAAGGTGGCCTGCTGCCTTCCGGAAAAAATATGCCGGCACTGCTTCCCGTGACGTTAACGCCGGAGCCGGATAATAAAATCCCGGCCCCCGCACAGGAACCAGAGCAGATAAATACACCGTCCGACAGTCTGTGTTGTGAGCTGGTTCTGCCGGCCGGAACTCTCAGGCTTAAAGGTAAACTGACGCCGGCGTTATTACAGACACTTATCCGCGAAATAAAAGGGAGCAGCCACTGA
- a CDS encoding aldo/keto reductase, whose protein sequence is MQTVKLNNGIEMPLLGFGVFQMTDAAECERAVIDAIDTGYRLIDTAASYQNETQVGNALKQSGIARNELFVTTKLWLQDTNYEGAKAQFERSLNRLQLDYVDLYLIHQPYGDVHGAWRAMEELQQAGKIRAIGVSNFHPDRLADLIAFNKVVPAVNQIEVNPFNQQLQAVPWMQSRGIQPEAWAPFAEGKNGLFQHPVLAAIGKKYGKSVGQVVLRWIYQRGIVSLAKSVRKERMEENINILDFELSPEDMLQITALDTATSAFFSHRDPAMVEWLTGRKLDV, encoded by the coding sequence ATGCAAACTGTAAAACTGAACAACGGTATTGAAATGCCCTTGCTGGGTTTTGGTGTATTTCAGATGACAGATGCCGCCGAATGCGAAAGAGCGGTTATTGACGCTATTGACACCGGTTATCGCCTGATTGATACCGCCGCTTCATATCAGAATGAAACCCAGGTTGGGAATGCGCTAAAACAAAGTGGTATTGCGCGTAACGAACTCTTTGTCACCACTAAACTCTGGTTGCAGGATACGAATTACGAAGGTGCCAAAGCCCAGTTCGAACGCTCACTGAATCGACTGCAACTTGATTACGTTGACCTGTATTTGATTCACCAGCCATACGGCGATGTCCACGGTGCCTGGCGCGCCATGGAAGAACTGCAACAGGCAGGCAAGATCCGCGCTATTGGCGTCAGTAACTTCCACCCTGACCGACTGGCTGACCTTATCGCCTTTAATAAAGTCGTTCCGGCGGTGAACCAGATTGAAGTTAACCCCTTCAACCAGCAATTACAGGCCGTTCCGTGGATGCAAAGTCGTGGTATTCAGCCAGAAGCCTGGGCACCGTTTGCGGAAGGTAAAAATGGTCTGTTCCAGCATCCTGTATTGGCGGCAATAGGCAAGAAATACGGCAAAAGCGTGGGTCAGGTTGTTTTGCGCTGGATCTACCAACGAGGCATCGTTTCGCTGGCGAAATCAGTACGAAAAGAACGCATGGAAGAAAACATTAACATTCTTGATTTTGAACTCAGTCCTGAAGATATGCTGCAGATTACTGCCCTTGATACTGCAACCAGCGCGTTCTTCTCTCACCGCGATCCCGCAATGGTGGAATGGCTGACTGGCCGCAAACTTGATGTTTAA
- a CDS encoding aldo/keto reductase, giving the protein MQKRYLGKSGLEVSALGLGCMGLSYGYGPATNTRQAIELIRAAVERGVTFFDTAEVYGPYLNEEVVGEALKPFRDRVVIATKFGFTFGDDNKQQILNSRPEHIREAVEGSLRRLKTDVIDLLYQHRVDPDVPIEDVAGTVKDLIAEGKVKHFGLSEAGAQTIRRAHAVQPVTALQSEYSMWWREPEQEILPLLEELGIGFVPFSPLGKGFLTGSIKPGTTFSKDDYRSTVPRFAAQSIEANEKLVTLLGELAAEKGVTSAQIALAWLLAQKPWIVPIPGTTKLHRLEENLGAVDIILSQKDTQQITQALETIKIVGERYSPEHQARVGR; this is encoded by the coding sequence ATGCAAAAACGTTATCTGGGTAAATCCGGACTCGAAGTCTCCGCCCTTGGACTCGGTTGTATGGGCTTGAGCTACGGCTACGGTCCGGCAACAAATACCCGTCAGGCTATCGAACTCATTCGCGCTGCCGTTGAACGTGGCGTTACCTTCTTCGATACCGCCGAAGTGTATGGTCCGTATCTGAATGAAGAAGTTGTTGGCGAAGCCTTAAAACCGTTTCGTGACCGCGTGGTGATTGCCACTAAATTTGGCTTTACCTTCGGTGATGATAATAAGCAGCAGATTTTAAACAGCCGCCCGGAACATATCCGTGAAGCCGTTGAAGGATCATTACGCCGTCTGAAGACAGATGTTATTGACCTGTTGTATCAACACCGTGTCGATCCAGATGTCCCGATTGAAGACGTTGCTGGAACGGTGAAAGACCTTATCGCAGAAGGTAAAGTCAAACATTTCGGTCTGTCCGAAGCGGGTGCGCAAACCATTCGTCGTGCACATGCAGTACAACCTGTCACCGCCCTGCAAAGCGAATATTCCATGTGGTGGCGTGAGCCTGAGCAGGAAATTCTGCCGTTGCTGGAGGAGCTGGGAATTGGTTTTGTGCCATTCAGCCCATTAGGTAAAGGTTTTCTGACGGGGTCAATTAAACCAGGGACAACTTTTAGTAAGGATGATTACCGCAGCACCGTACCGCGTTTCGCTGCACAATCCATTGAAGCCAATGAAAAACTGGTCACGTTGTTGGGTGAGCTGGCTGCAGAGAAAGGGGTAACGTCTGCCCAAATTGCACTGGCCTGGCTGTTAGCACAAAAACCGTGGATTGTTCCCATCCCGGGCACCACTAAACTGCACCGGCTGGAAGAAAACCTGGGCGCTGTCGACATTATTCTTTCGCAGAAAGATACACAGCAGATAACCCAGGCACTGGAAACAATTAAAATCGTCGGTGAACGTTACTCGCCTGAGCACCAGGCACGCGTAGGTCGTTGA
- a CDS encoding LysR family transcriptional regulator, giving the protein MLKENFNELQIFLVVARERSFTKAAGKLGVSQSALSHAIKALEERLNIRLLTRTTRSVAPTEAGERIIACLEPRIDELEQELESLIQLNGTPSGNIRLSAGEHAARSLVWPKLKPFLREYPEINVELVVDNGFVDIVEGRFDAGIRLGESVDKDMIAVKIGPDMRMAVVGAPAYFAANSLPETPHDLQNHQCINMRLPTAGGIYHWEFEREGKPLRVRVDGQLTFNLLPERIDAALSGFGIACVPENSVQDYVKSGELIQVLQEWCPSFPGYYLYYPSRKQHPPAFALLIDALRYSE; this is encoded by the coding sequence ATGCTCAAAGAAAACTTCAACGAATTGCAAATATTTCTTGTGGTGGCAAGGGAGCGAAGTTTTACCAAAGCCGCGGGCAAACTCGGTGTTTCTCAGTCTGCTCTCAGCCATGCGATAAAGGCGCTGGAGGAGAGGCTAAATATCCGCCTCTTAACCCGAACTACCCGCAGCGTGGCTCCCACGGAAGCAGGGGAGAGAATAATTGCCTGTCTTGAGCCTCGTATTGACGAGCTTGAACAGGAGCTGGAATCACTTATTCAACTGAACGGCACGCCCTCCGGGAATATTCGTTTATCTGCCGGGGAACATGCTGCGCGTAGTCTGGTCTGGCCGAAGCTAAAACCGTTCCTCAGGGAGTATCCCGAAATCAATGTTGAACTGGTGGTAGATAACGGTTTTGTCGATATTGTTGAAGGCCGCTTTGATGCCGGGATCCGTCTGGGTGAAAGTGTGGATAAAGATATGATTGCCGTGAAGATTGGACCGGATATGCGGATGGCCGTGGTGGGAGCACCGGCGTATTTTGCGGCTAATTCCTTACCAGAAACGCCTCACGATCTACAAAATCATCAGTGTATCAATATGCGTTTGCCAACTGCCGGTGGAATTTATCACTGGGAGTTTGAGCGAGAAGGCAAACCGTTACGGGTCAGAGTTGATGGGCAACTGACGTTTAATCTGCTGCCAGAAAGAATTGATGCAGCATTATCAGGATTTGGTATCGCCTGTGTTCCCGAAAACTCGGTTCAGGATTATGTAAAGTCAGGCGAACTTATTCAGGTTTTACAGGAGTGGTGTCCTTCTTTCCCTGGATATTATCTTTACTATCCCAGCCGTAAGCAGCACCCGCCTGCTTTTGCGCTGTTGATCGATGCACTTCGCTACTCGGAATAA
- a CDS encoding SDR family oxidoreductase, with the protein MKILVAGATGSIGIHVVNTAIAMGHQPVALVRNRRKIKLLPRGTDIFYGDVSIPETLTDLPKDIDAIIFTLGSDGQGRIGARAIDYGGVRNILRRFMATPVRIALMTTIGVTERLSSWNQRTEVHDWKRRAERLVRASGHTYTIVRPGWFDYNNDDEHRIVMLQGDRRHAGTPEDGVISREQIAQVLVTALSNDAAKNKTFELVAERGEAQQDLTPLFAELQSDNPQKNDGVFDINNMPLTEEPECIINDLNLYSKNSKI; encoded by the coding sequence ATGAAAATACTCGTTGCAGGAGCGACAGGAAGCATTGGCATTCATGTTGTGAATACTGCTATTGCAATGGGCCATCAGCCCGTGGCTCTGGTCAGGAATCGGCGGAAAATCAAATTACTCCCTCGTGGAACAGATATTTTCTATGGCGATGTTTCAATACCTGAAACACTCACCGATTTACCGAAAGATATTGATGCCATCATTTTTACACTTGGCTCCGATGGTCAGGGACGTATTGGTGCCAGAGCGATAGATTACGGCGGTGTACGTAACATTTTGCGAAGATTCATGGCTACACCTGTTCGCATCGCCCTGATGACAACAATTGGCGTTACTGAGCGCCTCAGTAGCTGGAATCAACGTACTGAAGTTCATGACTGGAAAAGACGAGCTGAACGCCTGGTCAGAGCCAGTGGGCATACCTACACTATCGTCAGACCCGGCTGGTTTGATTACAACAATGATGATGAGCACAGAATCGTTATGCTTCAGGGGGATAGACGCCATGCGGGAACACCGGAAGATGGTGTTATCTCCCGGGAACAAATCGCCCAGGTTCTGGTAACTGCTCTGAGCAACGATGCAGCAAAAAATAAAACGTTCGAACTGGTCGCAGAGCGAGGAGAAGCACAGCAGGATCTCACCCCTCTGTTTGCAGAGTTGCAAAGTGATAATCCACAAAAAAATGATGGGGTTTTCGATATAAACAATATGCCCCTTACTGAAGAACCGGAATGCATTATTAACGACCTGAATCTGTATTCAAAAAATTCAAAAATCTGA
- a CDS encoding DUF1471 domain-containing protein: MKALLITALFMGFISVNTASAAEEIRHADGKEKIGVVSVSNALTLDEVSNALSRKADEQGATSFKILSTTGNNKLHGVAEIYK; the protein is encoded by the coding sequence ATGAAAGCACTACTAATTACTGCATTATTCATGGGATTCATTTCGGTAAATACCGCATCTGCTGCTGAGGAGATTCGTCATGCAGATGGCAAAGAAAAGATTGGTGTAGTTTCAGTCAGTAATGCCCTGACGCTTGATGAGGTATCAAATGCGCTTTCTCGTAAAGCTGATGAGCAAGGAGCAACGTCGTTCAAAATCCTGTCTACGACTGGGAATAACAAACTGCATGGTGTTGCTGAAATCTATAAGTAA
- the ykgR gene encoding small membrane protein YkgR, whose translation MKENKIQEISNKLINIVVFVAIVEYAYLFLHFY comes from the coding sequence ATGAAAGAGAATAAGATACAGGAAATCAGTAATAAACTGATTAATATTGTTGTTTTTGTTGCAATTGTAGAATATGCCTATTTATTCCTCCACTTCTATTAA
- a CDS encoding type B 50S ribosomal protein L31, with amino-acid sequence MKQNIHPEYRTVVFHDTSADEYFKIGSTIKTDREIELDGVTYPYVTIDVSSKSHPFYTGKLRSVSSEGNVARFTQRFGRFVSTKKGA; translated from the coding sequence ATGAAACAAAATATCCATCCTGAATATCGTACCGTGGTGTTCCACGACACCAGTGCTGATGAGTACTTTAAAATTGGCTCCACTATCAAAACAGACCGTGAGATTGAACTGGATGGCGTAACGTATCCGTATGTAACGATTGATGTCTCTTCAAAATCACACCCGTTCTATACCGGGAAACTGAGATCCGTTTCATCAGAAGGAAATGTGGCGCGATTTACCCAGCGTTTTGGTCGTTTTGTTAGCACGAAAAAGGGGGCATGA
- the ykgO gene encoding type B 50S ribosomal protein L36, with translation MKVLNSLRTAKERHPDCQIVKRKGRLYVICKSNPRFKAVQGRKKKR, from the coding sequence ATGAAAGTCCTTAACTCTCTGCGCACAGCAAAAGAACGCCACCCAGACTGTCAGATTGTGAAGCGAAAAGGACGGCTATATGTCATTTGTAAATCTAATCCCCGTTTTAAGGCTGTTCAGGGGCGCAAGAAAAAGCGTTAA
- a CDS encoding tetratricopeptide repeat protein, with amino-acid sequence MKTLLFVILFFSASVYADTASKMNFDEILTRSAQGDAEAQARLGEAYLNGNYNQTVNYAQSFKWLTKSAASGNPRAKLDLGILYLNGYGVPFDYAKALSLFEQADLAGEMKAARYLGIIYERGLGVSQDYKKAAEYYKNGDKHNDITAQYRLAKLYEQGYGVERDYQKAINLYLKHINRMDHITAPSFVALGDIYSLGLGVEKNPQLAEKWYQKAIDAANTQRQQ; translated from the coding sequence ATGAAGACATTATTATTTGTAATTCTATTTTTTTCTGCATCTGTATATGCAGATACGGCATCAAAAATGAATTTTGACGAAATACTTACACGCTCTGCTCAAGGAGATGCAGAAGCACAAGCCAGATTGGGGGAAGCATACCTAAATGGAAACTACAATCAAACGGTGAATTACGCTCAGTCTTTTAAATGGTTGACGAAATCAGCAGCCAGCGGAAATCCCCGAGCGAAACTGGATTTAGGGATTTTATATCTTAATGGGTATGGCGTACCGTTTGATTATGCCAAAGCCTTAAGCCTTTTTGAGCAAGCTGACTTAGCGGGAGAAATGAAAGCTGCACGTTATCTTGGGATTATTTATGAAAGAGGATTAGGCGTTTCTCAGGACTATAAAAAAGCAGCGGAATATTATAAGAACGGCGATAAACATAATGATATTACGGCGCAGTATCGTCTGGCGAAACTTTATGAGCAAGGTTATGGTGTAGAACGCGATTACCAAAAAGCGATAAACCTTTATCTTAAACATATCAACAGAATGGATCATATCACTGCCCCCAGTTTTGTGGCTTTAGGTGATATTTATTCACTGGGATTGGGCGTCGAGAAAAATCCCCAACTGGCTGAAAAGTGGTATCAAAAAGCGATTGATGCAGCTAATACACAGCGTCAGCAGTAG
- a CDS encoding prolyl oligopeptidase family serine peptidase — MPTRREFLIKSVAGALIVSMPRIVFANTNNKAINATAITQVFGDGVRLIAIAVEFEKPINKEELSTIEFSVKNYHINKTFVSQSTALVEAKSGKYAILELEHSKPQNEWQETITDPTIQKAAPKQGQGKPTWVAGEKLNQTIKYKDASAVVVTQNTTLETNAVSNLVVDSFRQDEYKDKESGKILKYNFFIPEEQNKPLPLVLFMHDAGATSAQVTTTLFQGLGAVIWTEPEEQMKRPCYVLAPQYNEIIADDDWRTSTLLDTTINLVQYLVKEYKIDPERIYVTGQSGGCMLAIAMNIKYPDFFTASYLVAGKWDAEQVAPIAKNKLWFMASEDDSGAFPSFNAITERLEQFDGKVSRAAWNGQWEPEQYRFAADTLFEEQTNIRYTVFIKDSVFDEYSSREGASGHRNTWRIAYSIEPIREWLFNQRKQ; from the coding sequence ATGCCGACGCGCAGAGAGTTTTTAATTAAAAGTGTTGCGGGTGCTTTAATTGTTTCAATGCCTCGCATTGTATTTGCAAACACAAATAACAAAGCAATAAATGCTACAGCTATTACACAAGTTTTTGGTGACGGAGTTCGACTTATTGCGATCGCTGTAGAATTTGAAAAACCTATAAACAAGGAAGAACTTTCAACAATAGAGTTTAGTGTAAAAAATTATCACATCAATAAAACATTTGTCAGCCAGTCAACAGCTTTGGTTGAAGCAAAATCAGGTAAGTACGCGATACTTGAACTGGAACACAGCAAACCACAAAATGAATGGCAAGAAACTATAACGGACCCAACAATACAAAAAGCAGCGCCCAAACAAGGGCAAGGTAAACCTACCTGGGTTGCAGGAGAAAAACTAAACCAAACAATTAAATATAAAGATGCTTCTGCTGTTGTCGTCACACAAAATACCACACTGGAAACTAACGCCGTTTCAAATCTGGTAGTGGATAGTTTTAGACAAGATGAATATAAAGATAAAGAAAGCGGGAAAATACTAAAATATAATTTCTTTATTCCTGAAGAACAAAATAAACCATTACCACTGGTTCTTTTTATGCATGATGCAGGGGCTACCAGTGCACAAGTTACAACGACTCTGTTTCAGGGGTTAGGCGCAGTAATTTGGACAGAACCTGAAGAGCAAATGAAACGCCCCTGTTATGTTTTAGCTCCTCAATATAATGAAATCATTGCTGATGATGACTGGCGTACCTCAACATTGCTTGATACAACAATAAATCTTGTTCAGTATTTGGTAAAAGAATATAAAATAGATCCTGAGCGTATTTATGTTACTGGTCAGTCAGGGGGATGTATGCTGGCCATCGCCATGAATATTAAATATCCTGATTTTTTCACAGCAAGTTACCTGGTTGCAGGAAAGTGGGATGCGGAACAGGTTGCTCCAATAGCTAAAAACAAATTATGGTTTATGGCCTCAGAGGATGATTCAGGAGCTTTTCCCAGCTTCAACGCGATTACTGAACGTCTTGAGCAATTTGACGGAAAGGTTTCTCGCGCGGCATGGAATGGCCAGTGGGAGCCTGAGCAATATCGATTTGCTGCCGACACTTTGTTTGAAGAACAAACTAATATCCGTTATACCGTTTTTATAAAAGACAGTGTATTTGATGAATACTCTTCGCGAGAAGGGGCAAGTGGGCATCGTAACACATGGCGTATTGCTTACAGCATAGAACCTATTCGCGAATGGTTATTTAACCAACGTAAACAATAA